Proteins encoded in a region of the Oncorhynchus gorbuscha isolate QuinsamMale2020 ecotype Even-year linkage group LG16, OgorEven_v1.0, whole genome shotgun sequence genome:
- the LOC123999485 gene encoding A-kinase anchor protein 2-like isoform X3 produces MTSQPEERHGQGRNVTGREVEKGEKNVLGERKWIDRKSSKASEDASDDLKRDRTERKSVSFLDSVSVISAGGGDSSTSTRPMEVEAQPEICYPSQGLNSLGKKHQTQPLDTEVAQEIAYLDEVLEANCCDPEVDTMPLPSNGTEKPERDPRDVSIDGTGLSVHISNTDTQSPQTNHEVTVEGRKQTTFIDHQEVNNTSNSKPDGHSGPMGEHENYRNQGGETTSPTVMTIKKEARFELRAFQEEKKPSKLFDPCEKEVRVKKVRPSEEVAELERERLELIRGQAVKKNPGMGTKWWNPPQEKSLEEELEPDKLESHRKYEERKQQRRSEYNWGSSQTYAQYSMTFEPGFDPESNRDPAEVLQSTKEDILVEQIDFSVARKQFLQIEHARQQQAERSQVTAPKRGVAPQLYSAKPFSRAPDSVTHVDRSSSSATVGYSSCLGSPLEANDVTTPTTTVRTEGIYCIQGEAQSPTTTLGQEEPRNSGPKEATMNNREGDGDFTSARAVMTILKDEGDSEPFSSSLQHRSSSQSFHSPSASLSCHPEECDSGLDELSLRSQDTTVLETLSNDFSMDNISDSDVSNETMSAYLGEMSLGEYSFPSTPQATTPINGKMEEDTLRSLGERRLGRDPEEEELEYHAELLVQSAIQHALMNQSQQGEEWQGVPRAIPQSFPYPLPERHLDLDVLPPSSGMLSPLPPEHQSPTLLDHPPAFLALHSPPSPQLHSPPSPQLHSPPSPQLHSPPSSLQQWPTPHQSVQSLPPQYQSSPSQTPSNSHHKLSSS; encoded by the exons ATGACATCACAGCCTGAAGAGAGGCACGGCCAGGGGAGGAATGTGACGGGGAGAGAAgttgagaaaggagagaaaaatgTTCTGGGAGAGAGGAAATGGATAGACAGG aAATCCTCCAAGGCATCAGAGGATGCCAGTGATGATCTGAAGAGAGACAGAACGGAGAGAAAGAGCGTAAGTTTTCTTGACTCTGTCAGTGTGATCTCAGCGGGCGGAGGAGACAGCAGTACTTCCACCAGACCTATGGAGGTGGAGGCCCAACCTGAGATCTGCTACCCCAGCCAAGGGCTCAACAGCCTGGGCAAGAAACACCAGACTCAGCCCCTGGACACAGAGGTGGCCCAGGAGATAGCATACCTGGATGAGGTGTTGGAGGCTAACTGCTGCGACCCAGAGGTTGACACCATGCCATTGCCCTCTAACGGGACAGAGAAACCTGAGAGAGACCCCAGGGATGTCAGTATTGACGGAACTGGGCTATCCGTCCACAtctccaacacagacacacaatcccCACAGACCAACCATGAGGTCACAGTAGAGGGCAGGAAGCAAACCACCTTCATAGACCACCAGGAAGTCAATAACACCAGTAACTCCAAACCCGATGGCCACTCTGGACCAATGGGAGAGCATGAGAACTACAGGaaccagggaggagagacaacatCCCCCACTGTGATGACCATCAAGAAGGAGGCACGTTTCGAGCTGCGGGCCTTCCAGGAGGAGAAGAAGCCTTCCAAGCTGTTCGACCCATGTGAGAAGGAGGTGCGTGTGAAGAAGGTGCGTCCGTCGGAGGAGGTGGCAGAGCTGGAGAGGGAGCGGCTGGAGCTGATCCGAGGCCAGGCCGTGAAGAAGAACCCTGGCATGGGCACAAAATGGTGGAACCCTCCTCAGGAGAAAAGCCTGGAGGAGGAGCTGGAGCCAGACAAACTTGAGTCACACAGGAAGTACGAGGAGAGGAAGCAGCAGCGGAGGTCAGAGTACAACTGGGGGTCGTCCCAGACGTACGCCCAGTACTCCATGACCTTTGAGCCCGGCTTTGACCCTGAGTCCAACAGGGACCCGGCAGAGGTTCTCCAGAGCACCAAGGAGGACATCCTGGTGGAGCAGATAGACTTCTCCGTCGCCAGGAAGCAGTTCCTCCAGATAGAACACGCCAGGCAGCAGCAGGCCGAGAGGTCACAGGTCACAGCCCCGAAGAGAGGCGTGGCACCTCAGCTCTACTCGGCCAAGCCCTTCTCCAGAGCGCCCGACAGCGTCACCCATGTGGATAGATCCTCCAGCTCCgccacagtaggctacagtagttgCCTGGGCTCGCCACTAGAGGCCAACGACGTCACCACACCCACAACTACAGTCAGGACAGAGGGGATCTACTGCATCCAGGGAGAGGCCCAGTCCCCCACTACTACCTTGGGACAGGAAGAACCCAGGAACAGTGGCCCCAAGGAGGCCACGATGAACAACAGAGAAGGTGATGGAGACTTCACCAGCGCCCGGGCCGTCATGACCATCCTGAAAGATGAGGGAGACTCTGAGCCGTTTTCCTCATCCCTGCAGCATCGTtcctcctcccaatccttccACTCCCCCAGCGCCTCCCTGTCCTGCCACCCAGAGGAGTGTGACTCTGGACTGGACGAGCTCTCCCTGCGTTCCCAGGATACTACTGTTCTGGAGACCCTGTCCAACGACTTCAGCATGGACAACATCTCCGACAGCGATGTGTCAAATGAGACCATGTCGGCCTATCTGGGGGAGATGTCTCTGGGGGAGTactccttcccctccaccccccaggCCACCACGCCCATCAATGGCAAGATGGAGGAAGACACCCTCAGATCCCTTGGGGAGCGGCGCCTGGGTCGGGATccggaggaggaggagctggagtACCATGCAGAGCTCCTGGTGCAGAGTGCCATCCAGCATGCCCTTATGAACCAGTCTCAACAGGGAGAAGAGTGGCAGGGGGTCCCCCGCGCCATCCCACAGTCCTTCCCCTACCCCCTCCCAGAGAGGCACCTAGACTTAGATGTCCTGCCACCATCTTCTGGGATGCTCTCACCTCTACCACCAGAGCACCAGTCACCCACACTCCTAGACCACCCTCCAGCATTCCTGGCCCTCCACTCACCTCCATCCCCCCAGCTCCACTCACCTCCATCCCCCCAGCTCCACTCACCTCCATCCCCCCAGCTCCACTCACCCCCCAGCTCACTGCAGCAGTGGCCAACACCCCATCAGTCCGTCCAGTCACTCCCACCCCAGTACCAATCAAGTCCATCACAAACCCCCAGCAACAGTCACCACAAGCTCAGTTCCAGTTAA